In Haliotis asinina isolate JCU_RB_2024 chromosome 16, JCU_Hal_asi_v2, whole genome shotgun sequence, the following are encoded in one genomic region:
- the LOC137268879 gene encoding uncharacterized protein, producing MSSVHVLLLVFLAVLQVIAETENGEKSNQDAASVQRTEHSAGTSSYDKVTDESRLREVIDKFVNGWDFHHNNGATKTRPTRSKRWAESEKRPSYYYSSYMPTRYDNQRWRYPSNLMAILRGAKRSWVEEPRPSNDRWAYPSNLMALLRGKKSVIYEPEDRDDVEEEAVQNVMDRLADGWQYFVEHYGPEESSKRSYGWGNDQRTGNSNSRNFRPYGARQFLVLNGGRYVIG from the coding sequence ACTGAAAATGGTGAAAAATCCAATCAAGATGCAGCTTCAGTTCAGCGAACGGAACATTCCGCTGGGACTTCGTCATACGACAAAGTAACAGATGAATCAAGACTCCGAGAGGTCATTgacaaatttgtaaatggatgGGACTTCCATCATAATAATGGCGCCACAAAAACCAGGCCCACTCGTTCCAAAAGATGGGCAGAGTCAGAGAAGAGGCCCAGCTATTACTACAGCTCGTACATGCCCACCAGATACGACAACCAGAGATGGCGGTATCCTAGCAACCTGATGGCAATATTACGTGGTGCCAAGCGAAGCTGGGTGGAGGAACCGAGGCCTAGTAACGATCGGTGGGCGTATCCTAGCAACCTGATGGCGTTGCTAAGGGGGAAGAAAAGCGTCATCTACGAGCCAGAGGACCGGGATGATGTTGAAGAAGAGGCAGTGCAGAACGTGATGGATCGTCTTGCGGATGGGTGGCAGTACTTCGTTGAGCACTACGGCCCGGAGGAGAGTTCCAAAAGATCCTATGGGTGGGGCAATGATCAGAGAACCGGGAACTCGAACTCAAGAAACTTTAGGCCATATGGTGCCCGTCAGTTCTTGGTTCTGAACGGAGGAAGGTATGTCATTGGTTGA